GCGAGCGGCAAGACCGCCGTCGCCGTCGAAGTCGCTCGGCGGATCGACGGCGAGGTCATCTCGATGGACTCCCGACAGGTGTACCGCGGGATGGACATCGGAACCGCCAAGCCCCTGCCCGCCGAGCGCGCCGGGATCCCGCACCACGGCTTCGACCTCGTCGATCCGGACCAGCGCTACAGTGCAGGTCGCTTCGCCCGCGACGCGTGGGTCTGGATCGACGCGATACGCGCCCGGGGGCGGGTGCCCGTGCTGGCCGGGGGTACCGGCTTCTTCCTGCGGGCGCTCACGCACCCCATGTTCGATGAGCCGGACGCCTCGGCGGCGGAACGCGAAACGATCAAGAGGGTGCTCGACCAGTTTTCGACCGAGCGTCTCGTGCGGTGGGCGGATACGCTGGATCCGGCGGGCGGCTGGGGGCAGGGACGTGGCGGCGGGCGCCAGCGCGCGGCGCGCGCCGTCGAGATCGCACTGCGGACGGGGCGCCCGCTCACGTGGTGGCAGAAGCAGGAGCCGCGCGGCCGCCGTCTCCGACCGCTGGTGTTCGTGCTCGAGCTGCCGCGCGACATCCTCTACGACCGGATCAACCGCCGGGTCGGGGGGATGATGGACAGTGGCCTGCTCGCGGAGGTCATCCGGCTGCGCGAACGCGGCTACACCGATGATGCCCCCGGCATGAACGCGACGGGGTACGTCGAGCTGCTGCGCCACCTCGAGGGCGAGGTGGACCTGGAGACCGCGACGGAACAGATCCGGGCGGCGACGCGACGCTATGCGCGCCGGCAGATCACGTGGCTGCGGCACCAGCTGCCTGCAGACGCTGTGCGCATTGATGCGAACGCGCCGGCGGCGCAGCTTGCCGAGATGATCGTCGTGCGCTGGCGCGAAAGGGAGGGGAAGTGAAGATCGGTATCAGCTGCTACCCGGTGTACGGCGGGTCGGGCGTCGTCGCTACGGAGCTCGGCATCGAGCTCGCGAAGCGCGGGCACGAGGTGCATTTCATCACCTACGCCCCGCCATTCCGGCTTTCGCACTTCGTGGAACGCATATTCTACCACGAGGTCGAGGTACC
Above is a window of Longimicrobiales bacterium DNA encoding:
- the miaA gene encoding tRNA (adenosine(37)-N6)-dimethylallyltransferase MiaA, which produces MAEHDALAILGPTASGKTAVAVEVARRIDGEVISMDSRQVYRGMDIGTAKPLPAERAGIPHHGFDLVDPDQRYSAGRFARDAWVWIDAIRARGRVPVLAGGTGFFLRALTHPMFDEPDASAAERETIKRVLDQFSTERLVRWADTLDPAGGWGQGRGGGRQRAARAVEIALRTGRPLTWWQKQEPRGRRLRPLVFVLELPRDILYDRINRRVGGMMDSGLLAEVIRLRERGYTDDAPGMNATGYVELLRHLEGEVDLETATEQIRAATRRYARRQITWLRHQLPADAVRIDANAPAAQLAEMIVVRWREREGK